In Holophagales bacterium, one DNA window encodes the following:
- a CDS encoding tetratricopeptide repeat protein codes for MCRSGADPPVAVARFLRPSLAAVVALALGVSLVTAPRVSAQSPGPETGVELSTPLRLSLQKLQEQWLQWVAAFYRDDRDAAAGAEREMRAVASQLGMGKLSDLALAMTARAVEAAAEGKRERAGWALAAAESLDPGRPEIAFGASRAAWSAGSYVDSVGWYARGVVRLTSGPAERALLGRSLALWLAAALLVVAALFVIVQVGVKGPTIYRDVFGLCNRRLPVAVSHLVTVVLLAWPLALPGGPIFFLLWASALVWAHASASERGAIALVWLVAGVGPTVAARQHAELGLSLSPPLRAIQGIEQGRLYGSIFSDLGVLRSVLPESAAVRQLIGDFHRRLGQWEYARAIYRQVLETEGGNVDALLSLGSYYFLKGEFATAGQYFQRAAAIDPPAAAAYYNLSLAHSEAYQFEESRQALAKARQIDDEQVTAWVHSASSDRVVLFDGGLRRKTEIREQLATAWRKDRTSSGFTGGGRQWLPLAVVGFVVLLAIAWDLTLRRFGGGDPVPLSSHRPAWADAILAVILPAWHLTEDGDGGQALLSLAGPTLAVLLPLGGGFTVVPPAGLAAPQGGMWAIALLALAGTAVFRWHRRARTKD; via the coding sequence ATGTGCAGAAGCGGGGCTGACCCGCCGGTCGCCGTCGCCCGGTTCCTCCGTCCGAGCCTGGCGGCCGTGGTCGCCTTGGCGCTCGGCGTCTCGCTGGTGACCGCGCCGCGGGTCTCGGCCCAGTCGCCGGGGCCCGAGACGGGCGTCGAGCTTTCCACGCCGCTGCGCCTTTCGTTGCAGAAGCTGCAGGAGCAGTGGCTGCAATGGGTGGCGGCCTTCTATCGCGACGACCGGGATGCCGCCGCCGGGGCCGAACGCGAGATGCGGGCCGTCGCGTCGCAGCTGGGAATGGGGAAGCTCTCGGACCTGGCTCTCGCGATGACGGCTCGCGCGGTGGAGGCTGCGGCCGAGGGGAAGCGCGAACGGGCCGGCTGGGCGCTCGCCGCGGCCGAAAGCCTCGACCCGGGACGCCCCGAGATCGCCTTCGGCGCGTCGCGCGCCGCCTGGTCCGCCGGCAGCTACGTCGATTCCGTGGGCTGGTACGCACGCGGTGTGGTGCGGCTGACCTCCGGTCCGGCGGAGCGCGCCCTGCTCGGGCGGAGCCTTGCGCTCTGGCTCGCCGCCGCGCTCCTCGTCGTGGCGGCGCTCTTCGTCATCGTCCAGGTGGGCGTCAAGGGACCGACGATCTACCGGGACGTCTTCGGTCTCTGCAACCGCCGGCTTCCCGTGGCCGTCAGCCATCTGGTGACGGTCGTCCTGCTCGCCTGGCCGCTGGCCCTTCCCGGTGGGCCGATCTTCTTCCTGCTGTGGGCGTCGGCGCTGGTGTGGGCCCACGCCAGCGCGAGCGAGCGCGGGGCGATCGCCCTCGTCTGGCTCGTGGCGGGCGTCGGGCCGACCGTGGCGGCGCGCCAGCACGCCGAGCTCGGGCTCTCGCTGTCGCCGCCGCTGCGGGCCATTCAGGGGATCGAGCAGGGGCGTCTGTACGGCTCGATCTTCAGTGACCTCGGCGTCTTGCGCAGCGTGCTGCCGGAGAGCGCGGCGGTGCGACAGTTGATCGGCGATTTTCATCGCCGTCTCGGTCAGTGGGAGTATGCCCGGGCGATCTATCGTCAGGTCCTGGAGACCGAGGGCGGCAACGTCGACGCGTTGCTCTCGCTCGGCTCCTACTACTTCCTTAAGGGGGAGTTCGCCACCGCCGGACAGTACTTCCAGCGCGCGGCGGCGATCGACCCGCCGGCCGCGGCCGCCTACTACAACCTGAGCCTGGCTCATTCCGAGGCCTACCAGTTCGAGGAATCCCGCCAGGCGCTGGCCAAGGCGCGACAGATCGACGACGAACAGGTCACCGCCTGGGTCCACTCTGCCTCGTCCGATCGCGTCGTGCTGTTCGACGGCGGCCTGCGGCGCAAGACGGAGATTCGCGAGCAACTGGCCACGGCATGGAGGAAGGACCGCACCTCGAGCGGATTCACCGGCGGGGGACGGCAGTGGTTGCCGCTTGCCGTCGTCGGCTTCGTGGTGCTGCTGGCCATCGCGTGGGACCTGACGTTGCGTCGTTTCGGCGGCGGCGATCCCGTGCCGCTCTCGTCGCACCGCCCGGCCTGGGCCGACGCCATCCTTGCCGTGATCCTCCCGGCGTGGCACCTGACGGAGGACGGAGACGGCGGGCAGGCCCTGCTCTCGCTTGCCGGGCCGACCCTGGCCGTGCTCCTGCCGCTCGGTGGCGGGTTCACCGTGGTCCCGCCCGCTGGGCTTGCGGCGCCGCAGGGTGGAATGTGGGCGATTGCCCTCTTGGCGCTCGCCGGAACAGCCGTCTTCCGCTGGCACCGGCGCGCTCGGACGAAGGACTGA
- a CDS encoding ATP-binding protein: MLEALAPPKEGCPRCGGRGWVIEEDGGAGRARPCDCRLEDLGPRLIDASGIPPRYRSCTLASFKPSGDPRLQEALAVCRRYLDGFLSTDGQFRQTGLLFVGPPGSGKTHLAVAVLAELISRYRLRGRFVDFNSLIHQIQSTFDPASPESKHDVLDPVIGAEVLVLDELGAQKPTAWVQDVLYLVMNSRYTRQLPTLFTSNYRLESASPGRAGTAAGEAELLSSRIPAMLVSRLYEMTQPVLLDCADFRREVKAKRSGV; encoded by the coding sequence ATGCTGGAGGCGCTCGCACCGCCGAAAGAAGGTTGCCCGCGGTGCGGCGGCCGCGGCTGGGTGATCGAGGAAGACGGCGGCGCCGGTCGGGCTCGGCCGTGCGACTGCCGACTCGAGGATCTCGGTCCGCGGCTGATCGACGCCAGCGGCATCCCCCCGCGCTATCGCAGCTGCACGCTGGCGAGCTTCAAGCCGTCGGGAGATCCGCGTCTCCAGGAAGCGCTGGCCGTCTGTCGCCGCTACCTCGACGGCTTCCTCTCGACCGACGGGCAGTTCCGCCAGACCGGCCTTCTCTTCGTCGGCCCGCCGGGATCCGGCAAGACCCACCTCGCCGTTGCGGTCCTTGCCGAGCTGATCTCGCGCTACCGGTTGCGTGGTCGTTTCGTCGACTTCAACAGCCTCATCCACCAGATCCAGTCGACCTTCGACCCGGCGAGCCCGGAGTCGAAGCACGACGTCCTCGACCCGGTGATCGGCGCCGAGGTGCTGGTGCTCGACGAGCTCGGGGCGCAGAAGCCGACGGCCTGGGTCCAGGACGTCCTCTACCTGGTGATGAACAGCCGTTACACGCGCCAACTGCCGACGCTCTTCACCAGCAACTATCGGCTGGAGTCGGCGTCGCCGGGCCGAGCCGGCACGGCGGCCGGCGAAGCCGAGCTGCTCTCCTCGCGCATCCCGGCGATGCTGGTGTCGCGCCTCTACGAGATGACCCAGCCGGTGCTCCTCGATTGCGCCGATTTCCGGCGCGAAGTGAAGGCGAAGCGTTCGGGTGTCTGA
- a CDS encoding DUF4388 domain-containing protein, translating into MALEGDLRDFQLPDILQMVALQQKTGILTVQGEQDIIAVSFLRGAIVAADALNQTVEDGLGQILVQERLVRQDLFSSIAAEHQAGGERLVDLLLMRGALSRPQLLLALRLQTMRMLIHLLKWKEGEFKFYAGEEVSFEEGIDPIAVEELLLRAFEEIGSLLITDTSELPSPEAIFERVQPVPSFRVHGRDPEDDEGRDTSPWISEPESRLLAMLDGRSTGTDLATRSGVDESRVVFALFRLSRSGLARVRVSAPVRPAVAPQPPVAAPSAGVASPAPLAPPAVHVPARPTPAAVAVEPVRRVEREESAFTIPPAAVVRPAVAPRLRLAFRFVALALSVGLAVLVWRSPRSTPLPFPWQEGDRAQVEKAQRTSLVLAMDRAARAHFLLEGRYPDGLQGFLALGLLGRIPHDPSGYRWEYRPGPVGYSLTPIGPEGPLADLAVNEGIPGDFLLDPEFLAVDEASKVAPLVLLD; encoded by the coding sequence ATGGCCCTCGAAGGCGATCTGCGCGACTTCCAACTGCCGGACATCCTGCAGATGGTGGCGCTGCAGCAGAAGACGGGGATTCTCACCGTCCAGGGCGAGCAGGACATCATCGCCGTCTCGTTCCTGCGCGGCGCGATCGTCGCCGCCGACGCGCTCAACCAGACGGTGGAAGACGGCCTCGGGCAGATCCTGGTGCAGGAGCGCCTGGTGCGGCAGGACCTCTTCTCGTCGATTGCCGCGGAGCACCAGGCCGGCGGCGAGCGGCTGGTCGACCTCCTCTTGATGCGCGGCGCCCTGTCGCGACCGCAGCTCCTGCTGGCGCTCCGTCTGCAGACCATGCGGATGCTGATCCACCTCCTCAAATGGAAGGAGGGGGAGTTCAAGTTCTACGCCGGCGAGGAGGTGTCGTTCGAGGAGGGGATCGACCCGATCGCCGTCGAAGAGCTCCTCCTGCGGGCGTTCGAGGAGATCGGCTCGCTGCTGATCACCGACACCTCCGAGTTGCCGTCGCCCGAGGCGATCTTCGAACGCGTCCAGCCGGTCCCGTCCTTTCGCGTGCACGGTCGCGATCCGGAGGACGACGAAGGCCGCGACACCAGCCCCTGGATCAGCGAGCCGGAGTCGCGTCTGCTCGCCATGCTCGACGGACGTTCGACCGGCACGGATCTCGCGACCCGGAGCGGCGTCGACGAATCGCGGGTCGTCTTCGCGCTCTTCCGGCTCTCGCGCTCCGGCCTGGCGCGGGTGCGCGTCTCGGCGCCGGTTCGCCCGGCCGTCGCGCCTCAGCCGCCGGTCGCCGCCCCGTCGGCAGGCGTCGCCAGCCCGGCGCCGCTCGCGCCGCCGGCGGTTCACGTGCCGGCGCGGCCGACTCCGGCTGCCGTGGCTGTCGAGCCGGTGCGGCGAGTCGAACGGGAGGAGTCGGCGTTCACGATTCCGCCGGCTGCGGTGGTGCGCCCGGCGGTGGCGCCCCGGCTTCGCCTGGCCTTCCGCTTCGTCGCGCTGGCGCTCTCCGTCGGCCTGGCCGTGCTCGTCTGGAGGAGCCCGCGGTCGACCCCGTTGCCCTTTCCCTGGCAGGAGGGCGATCGAGCGCAGGTCGAGAAGGCACAGCGGACCTCCCTGGTCCTCGCGATGGACCGCGCCGCCCGCGCCCACTTCCTGCTCGAGGGGCGCTATCCGGACGGACTCCAGGGGTTCCTGGCGCTCGGGTTGCTCGGGCGGATCCCGCACGATCCCTCGGGCTACCGATGGGAGTATCGGCCCGGTCCGGTCGGCTACTCGCTGACGCCGATCGGCCCGGAAGGCCCCCTCGCCGACCTGGCGGTCAACGAGGGCATTCCCGGCGATTTCCTCCTCGACCCGGAGTTCCTGGCGGTCGACGAGGCCTCCAAAGTCGCTCCGCTCGTCCTGCTCGATTGA
- the dnaK gene encoding molecular chaperone DnaK, giving the protein MSKIIGIDLGTTNSVVAVMEGGEAKVVPNAEGSRTTPSVVGFAKSGERLVGQVAKRQSVTNPKNTVYSIKRFMGRRYSEVSDEMRMVPYRVEASGDDVRVSIDGKLYSPPEISAMILQKLKAAAEDYLGEKVTEAVITVPAYFNDAQRQATKDAGKIAGLEVKRLVNEPTAAALAYGLDKKKDQTIAVYDFGGGTFDISILEVGDGVVEVKSTNGDTHLGGDNIDQRIIEWLVAEFKKDQGIDLGADPMAMQRLKEAAEKAKIELSSAMETEINLPFVTADASGPKHLNLRLSRAKLEQLVDEIIQRSAAPCRQALRDAGLEAAQIDEVVLVGGQTRMPAIQKLVRDLFGKEPHKGVNPDEVVAAGAALQGGVLKGEVKDLLLLDVTPLSLGIETLGGVFTKLIERNTTIPTRKAETFSTASDSQTSVEVHVLQGEREMAAGNRTLGRFHLVGIPPAPRGVPQIEVAFDIDANGIVNVSAKDLGTGKEQKITITASSGLSDNDIKGMVHDAEAHADEDKKRRALVEARNQLDTLVYSTDKGLGEHKEKLGAAERAELDEAIAEARKALEGDDADAIAKAHTRLTQASHKLAEAMYRQTAGASPAGGEGAASPDAGKSSDVIDAEFVDVDNKGN; this is encoded by the coding sequence GTGAGCAAGATCATCGGAATCGACCTGGGCACGACGAACAGCGTCGTGGCCGTCATGGAGGGCGGGGAGGCGAAGGTCGTCCCCAACGCCGAAGGCAGCCGGACCACCCCGTCCGTCGTCGGGTTCGCCAAGTCCGGCGAGCGGCTGGTCGGGCAGGTGGCGAAGCGGCAGTCGGTGACCAACCCGAAGAACACGGTCTACTCGATCAAGCGCTTCATGGGGCGCCGCTACTCGGAGGTCTCCGACGAGATGCGGATGGTGCCCTATCGCGTCGAAGCCTCGGGCGACGACGTGCGGGTGTCGATCGACGGCAAGCTCTACTCGCCGCCGGAGATCTCCGCGATGATCCTGCAGAAGCTCAAGGCGGCGGCCGAGGACTACCTCGGAGAGAAGGTCACCGAGGCGGTGATCACCGTGCCGGCCTACTTCAACGACGCCCAGCGCCAGGCGACCAAGGACGCCGGCAAGATCGCCGGCCTCGAGGTCAAGCGCCTGGTCAACGAGCCCACCGCGGCGGCGCTCGCCTACGGTCTGGACAAGAAGAAGGACCAGACGATCGCCGTCTACGACTTCGGCGGCGGCACCTTCGACATCTCGATCCTCGAAGTCGGCGACGGCGTGGTCGAGGTGAAGTCGACCAACGGCGACACCCACCTCGGCGGCGACAACATCGACCAGCGGATCATCGAGTGGCTGGTGGCCGAGTTCAAGAAGGACCAGGGGATCGACCTGGGCGCCGACCCGATGGCGATGCAGCGTCTCAAGGAAGCCGCCGAGAAGGCCAAGATCGAGCTCTCCTCGGCGATGGAGACGGAGATCAACCTGCCGTTCGTCACGGCCGACGCCTCGGGTCCGAAGCACCTCAATCTGCGGCTCTCGCGCGCCAAGCTCGAGCAGCTCGTCGACGAGATCATCCAGCGTTCGGCTGCGCCCTGTCGGCAGGCGCTGCGCGATGCCGGGCTCGAAGCGGCGCAGATCGACGAGGTCGTGCTGGTGGGCGGTCAGACCCGCATGCCGGCGATCCAGAAGCTGGTGCGCGACCTCTTCGGCAAAGAGCCGCACAAGGGCGTCAATCCGGACGAGGTGGTCGCGGCCGGCGCGGCGCTCCAGGGCGGCGTGCTCAAGGGCGAGGTCAAGGACCTGCTGCTGCTCGACGTGACGCCGCTGTCGCTCGGCATCGAGACGCTCGGCGGGGTGTTCACCAAGCTGATCGAACGCAACACGACGATCCCGACCCGCAAGGCCGAGACCTTCTCGACCGCGTCGGACAGCCAGACCTCGGTCGAAGTGCACGTGCTGCAGGGCGAGCGGGAGATGGCGGCGGGCAACCGGACCCTGGGGCGATTCCACCTCGTGGGCATTCCGCCGGCGCCGCGCGGCGTGCCGCAGATCGAGGTGGCGTTCGACATCGACGCCAACGGCATCGTCAACGTCTCGGCCAAGGACCTCGGAACGGGCAAGGAGCAGAAGATCACCATCACCGCATCCTCGGGACTGTCCGACAACGACATCAAGGGGATGGTCCACGACGCCGAGGCGCACGCCGACGAGGACAAGAAGCGGCGCGCCCTGGTGGAGGCCCGCAACCAGCTCGACACGCTGGTCTACTCGACCGACAAGGGGCTTGGTGAGCACAAGGAGAAGCTCGGCGCGGCCGAGCGTGCGGAGCTCGACGAGGCGATCGCCGAGGCACGCAAGGCGCTCGAGGGCGACGATGCGGACGCCATCGCCAAGGCGCACACGCGACTGACCCAGGCGTCCCACAAGCTCGCCGAGGCGATGTACCGGCAGACGGCCGGCGCGTCACCGGCTGGGGGGGAAGGGGCCGCTTCGCCCGATGCCGGCAAGAGCTCCGACGTGATCGACGCCGAGTTCGTCGACGTCGACAACAAGGGCAACTGA
- a CDS encoding DUF1844 domain-containing protein — protein MKVTDRRMFDANGELREEFREELAGAEAPVAPEPSAEPSAQSVAEEPDPRMAEPAEPTPAAATPAPEAGGRRPPIEIPGAPPGLGPSFYDLLGVLADPIPLYLGDATLPDGRKVENLEMARLHIDLLDVLRQKTVGNLTSQELGVLEDFLYRARMRYVQKRG, from the coding sequence ATGAAAGTCACGGACCGCCGGATGTTCGACGCCAATGGCGAGTTGCGCGAGGAGTTCCGTGAGGAGCTCGCCGGAGCCGAGGCACCGGTCGCGCCCGAGCCGAGCGCGGAGCCGAGCGCCCAGTCAGTCGCCGAGGAGCCCGATCCTCGGATGGCCGAGCCCGCCGAGCCGACCCCGGCGGCCGCGACTCCGGCACCGGAGGCGGGCGGTCGCCGGCCGCCGATCGAGATCCCCGGGGCACCCCCCGGTCTCGGGCCCTCCTTCTACGATCTCCTCGGGGTCCTCGCGGACCCGATCCCTCTCTACCTCGGAGATGCAACGCTGCCCGACGGGCGGAAGGTGGAGAACCTCGAGATGGCCCGCCTGCACATCGACCTGCTCGACGTCCTGCGCCAGAAGACGGTGGGCAACCTGACCTCGCAGGAGCTTGGGGTTCTCGAGGACTTCCTCTACCGGGCCCGGATGCGCTATGTGCAGAAGCGGGGCTGA
- the mazG gene encoding nucleoside triphosphate pyrophosphohydrolase translates to MPPTHRLPADLTPLVALVERLRAPDGCPWDREQKLGHLRAYLLEEAHELAAAIDQSDWESIREELGDLLFQAAFVARLGEEAGELALDAVIAAVHAKFVARHPHVFGDEKLADAQAVREAWERRKASEAGRRERADGATHSLLAGVPASLPALLGAYRTTQKAAGVGFDWPGPAPVLDKLDEELAELRAELAAPESPTRATRIVEELGDLLFTVANLARHLDIDPEAALAAANAKFRRRFAAVESSLASAGRPLAEASLEEMEAAWGEVKRREQAPPPPDEHDPG, encoded by the coding sequence ATGCCTCCGACCCACCGCCTCCCCGCCGACCTCACACCGCTCGTCGCCCTCGTCGAACGGCTGCGCGCACCGGACGGTTGCCCCTGGGACCGCGAGCAGAAGCTCGGCCACCTGCGCGCCTACCTGCTCGAGGAAGCGCACGAGCTCGCCGCGGCGATCGACCAGTCCGACTGGGAGTCGATCCGCGAGGAGCTCGGCGATCTGCTCTTCCAGGCCGCGTTCGTCGCCCGCCTGGGCGAAGAGGCGGGAGAGCTGGCGCTCGACGCGGTGATCGCGGCGGTCCACGCCAAGTTCGTGGCGCGCCACCCGCACGTCTTCGGCGACGAGAAGCTGGCCGACGCGCAAGCGGTGCGCGAGGCCTGGGAACGTCGCAAGGCGAGCGAGGCCGGGCGCCGCGAGCGTGCCGACGGCGCGACGCACAGTCTGCTCGCCGGAGTCCCGGCATCGCTTCCGGCGCTGCTCGGGGCCTACCGCACGACACAGAAGGCGGCGGGCGTGGGATTCGACTGGCCCGGACCGGCCCCGGTTCTCGACAAGCTCGACGAAGAGCTCGCCGAGCTGCGGGCCGAGCTCGCCGCGCCGGAGTCACCCACGCGGGCGACGCGCATCGTCGAAGAGCTCGGCGACCTGCTCTTCACCGTCGCCAACCTGGCGCGACACCTCGACATCGACCCGGAGGCCGCGCTCGCCGCGGCCAACGCCAAGTTCCGCCGTCGCTTCGCGGCCGTCGAGTCGTCGCTGGCGAGCGCCGGGCGCCCGCTCGCCGAGGCCAGCCTGGAGGAGATGGAGGCCGCGTGGGGCGAGGTCAAACGGCGCGAACAGGCCCCGCCGCCCCCGGACGAGCACGACCCGGGCTGA
- a CDS encoding MerR family transcriptional regulator: MISVVAERYGVHPQTLRLYEREGLLQPARSAGNTRLYDEEAIRRLEAILTLTRDLGVNLAGVEVILRLREQLEAAQLEVDRLLQVVRQEMLGERSGVPRAHALVKVSSGPLVKR, translated from the coding sequence ATGATCAGCGTGGTGGCGGAGCGCTACGGCGTCCATCCCCAGACCCTCCGCCTTTACGAGCGGGAGGGGTTGCTGCAGCCGGCGCGAAGCGCCGGCAATACCCGCCTCTACGACGAGGAGGCGATCCGCCGCCTCGAGGCGATTCTCACGTTGACCCGCGATCTCGGCGTGAACCTCGCCGGTGTGGAGGTGATCTTGCGCCTGCGCGAGCAGCTCGAAGCGGCGCAACTCGAGGTCGATCGGCTTCTCCAGGTGGTGCGCCAGGAGATGCTCGGCGAGCGCTCCGGCGTGCCGCGCGCACACGCGCTGGTCAAGGTGTCGAGCGGGCCGCTGGTCAAGCGCTGA
- a CDS encoding SpoIID/LytB domain-containing protein, whose translation MSDSRRPRLIRGAGIVVLALAAGWACARWSVRPKPVATASAPSSPPAVDGSGSAAPSATPVPVETPVPTPAPVVVLPPLAAGAPPSNPALTTIRVGLATDLAQVVVPCCDGEVTARLGDGVTLAAMAPVRVEPSPAAVGASVFRLQVAALKDEQQARGLAARVAALAGAPADARFDPATDLYRVRVGRYASREEAEREGRRLAQRGVAGFWVVSEGGGVRQPALRVTQRGKSWTVPGRSIVFDGGDEAGIRVEGRRYRGKIEVFLNDRGGLNVVNELPLEQYLRGVVPREMGPAVFDELEALKAQAVAARTYAIANLAEFRDEGYDICATPRCQVYGGMDDEHPLSDRAVAETAGEIVLFDGRPIDALYSSTCGGHTENVQVVFPLKRAEYLKAVPCLEAGLARLAGNLAAGVAFPQGLTGRLYPGTSGRNGVENLEARLRSLATAAGLAVPEDHLRSLARREVQRYLGSLFDLAVDARLFLPSEDVAYLVSNPPDDWSPGELQLAAYLVKSGLLVGEPRGELAASDLEELLLRLAIYLHAVQPLEGSFLALRDGRMAVRLEEGDRSFTLPGELATFRDDGVAALSGPLALVAGDRLRLYLQGERLAAVVQQVDRQGVAYDRTSTRASWNRFRSDRELANLVRSRYPGFELKGFELLDRGASGRVGRLRLSGARGEIVDVEGLAVRWTFDLPDTWFTARRLTPKNGSPGWQFTGRGWGHGVGLCQVGSFGMARRGHDYREILTHYYSGVRVERWQGLVRPAVAAPQVRGASR comes from the coding sequence GTGTCTGATTCGCGTCGTCCCCGGCTGATCCGCGGTGCGGGGATCGTGGTGCTGGCCCTGGCCGCCGGCTGGGCGTGCGCCCGCTGGTCGGTTCGCCCGAAGCCCGTCGCCACGGCAAGCGCCCCGTCGTCCCCGCCCGCCGTGGACGGATCGGGATCGGCTGCCCCGAGCGCCACGCCGGTACCGGTCGAGACGCCGGTCCCGACGCCCGCCCCGGTGGTCGTTCTGCCGCCGCTGGCCGCCGGCGCGCCGCCGTCGAACCCGGCCCTGACGACGATTCGCGTGGGGCTCGCCACCGACCTCGCCCAAGTGGTGGTGCCCTGCTGCGACGGCGAGGTGACGGCACGTCTGGGGGACGGCGTGACGCTCGCCGCGATGGCGCCGGTGCGGGTCGAGCCGTCGCCGGCGGCGGTGGGCGCCTCGGTATTCCGGCTGCAGGTGGCGGCGCTCAAGGACGAGCAGCAGGCCCGAGGGCTCGCGGCCCGGGTGGCGGCGCTGGCGGGCGCTCCGGCCGACGCTCGCTTCGATCCGGCGACCGACCTCTATCGCGTCCGCGTCGGGCGCTACGCGTCGCGGGAGGAGGCCGAGCGCGAAGGTCGCCGGCTCGCGCAGCGCGGCGTCGCCGGCTTCTGGGTGGTCTCCGAGGGCGGCGGGGTGCGGCAGCCGGCGCTGCGGGTGACCCAACGCGGGAAGAGCTGGACGGTTCCCGGCCGGTCGATCGTCTTCGACGGCGGCGACGAGGCCGGGATTCGCGTCGAAGGGCGGCGTTACCGCGGGAAGATCGAAGTCTTCCTCAACGACCGCGGTGGGCTCAACGTGGTCAACGAGCTGCCGCTCGAACAGTACCTGCGCGGCGTCGTGCCGCGCGAGATGGGGCCCGCGGTCTTCGACGAGCTCGAGGCGCTCAAGGCGCAGGCGGTGGCGGCGCGGACCTATGCGATCGCCAACCTCGCCGAGTTTCGCGACGAGGGCTACGACATCTGCGCCACGCCGCGCTGTCAGGTCTACGGCGGCATGGACGACGAGCACCCGCTCTCCGATCGTGCGGTGGCCGAGACGGCCGGGGAGATCGTGCTCTTCGACGGACGGCCGATCGACGCGCTCTACAGCTCCACGTGCGGAGGGCACACCGAGAACGTCCAGGTGGTCTTTCCGCTCAAGCGCGCCGAATACCTGAAGGCCGTGCCCTGTCTCGAGGCCGGGTTGGCCCGGCTCGCCGGGAACCTCGCCGCTGGAGTCGCTTTCCCGCAAGGCCTGACCGGTCGGCTCTACCCGGGGACGAGCGGGCGAAACGGCGTCGAGAACCTCGAGGCCCGGTTGCGCTCCCTCGCCACGGCGGCGGGCCTCGCCGTACCGGAGGACCACCTGCGCTCGCTGGCACGCCGCGAGGTGCAGCGCTACCTCGGCTCGCTCTTCGACCTCGCGGTCGACGCGCGACTCTTCCTCCCGTCCGAGGACGTGGCCTATCTGGTGTCGAATCCGCCGGACGACTGGAGCCCCGGGGAGCTGCAGCTCGCGGCCTACCTGGTCAAGAGCGGCCTGCTCGTCGGCGAACCGCGGGGGGAGCTCGCGGCGAGCGACCTCGAAGAGCTGCTGCTGCGGCTGGCGATCTATCTGCACGCCGTGCAACCGCTCGAGGGGAGCTTCCTCGCTCTGCGCGACGGGCGGATGGCGGTCCGACTCGAGGAGGGGGACCGGAGCTTCACGCTGCCCGGCGAGCTCGCCACCTTTCGCGACGACGGAGTCGCGGCGCTCTCCGGGCCGCTCGCTCTAGTCGCCGGCGATCGGCTGCGTCTCTACCTTCAGGGGGAGCGGCTCGCCGCCGTCGTTCAGCAGGTCGACCGGCAGGGTGTCGCCTACGACCGCACCAGCACGCGTGCTTCGTGGAACCGCTTCCGCTCGGACCGGGAGCTGGCGAACCTGGTGCGATCGCGCTATCCCGGTTTCGAGCTCAAGGGGTTCGAGCTGCTCGATCGCGGGGCGTCGGGGCGCGTCGGCAGACTTCGACTCAGCGGCGCTCGGGGCGAGATCGTCGACGTCGAGGGCCTGGCCGTGCGGTGGACCTTCGACCTGCCGGACACCTGGTTCACCGCCCGTCGGCTGACGCCGAAGAACGGCAGCCCGGGCTGGCAGTTCACCGGCCGGGGTTGGGGACACGGCGTCGGGCTCTGCCAGGTGGGGTCGTTCGGCATGGCGCGACGTGGCCACGACTACCGGGAGATCCTGACGCACTACTACAGCGGCGTGCGCGTCGAACGGTGGCAGGGTCTCGTCCGGCCCGCCGTCGCCGCTCCCCAGGTCCGGGGCGCCAGTCGCTGA